The following coding sequences are from one Pseudonocardia sp. EC080619-01 window:
- a CDS encoding TetR/AcrR family transcriptional regulator: MTGPVPRVKRDEVRRRLLDAAAEVFAHRGFAAARLDEIAYAAGFTKGAVYSNFAGKHALLAELIEQRVRAQLATSTEEIRSKGRPERALEDIAEVFATGIVEQGTWARLLVEIAQQAGHDPDVRDVYVEVRRSLRDELAATLATACENLGLELTVSPEQLALTLQSLRLGLALEYGTDPEQVDRAAVTAVFTDTLRALVR; this comes from the coding sequence GTGACCGGACCGGTCCCCCGGGTCAAGCGCGACGAGGTCCGCCGCCGCCTGCTCGACGCGGCGGCGGAGGTGTTCGCCCACCGCGGTTTCGCCGCCGCGCGGCTCGACGAGATCGCGTACGCCGCCGGGTTCACCAAGGGTGCGGTGTACTCCAACTTCGCGGGCAAGCACGCGCTGCTCGCGGAGCTCATCGAGCAGCGTGTCCGCGCCCAGCTCGCGACGAGCACCGAGGAGATCCGGTCCAAGGGGCGTCCGGAACGAGCACTCGAGGACATCGCGGAGGTCTTCGCCACCGGGATCGTCGAGCAGGGCACCTGGGCGCGGCTGCTCGTGGAGATCGCCCAGCAGGCCGGCCACGATCCCGACGTGCGCGACGTCTACGTCGAGGTGCGCCGCAGCCTGCGCGACGAGCTCGCCGCCACCCTCGCGACGGCCTGCGAGAATCTCGGTCTGGAGCTCACGGTGTCGCCGGAGCAGCTCGCGCTGACCCTGCAGTCGCTGCGGCTCGGGCTGGCCCTCGAGTACGGCACCGACCCGGAGCAGGTCGACCGGGCCGCCGTCACCGCGGTCTTCACCGACACGCTGCGCGCGCTCGTGCGCTGA